In one window of Candidatus Stygibacter australis DNA:
- a CDS encoding ABC transporter permease — MNISLYFLGKYFRSPRKEWRRPGSMFMVLGIIISVATLTIAFTIFDGYERMLKKTILSTNSHVYLFSTSREDLSEADVSRLDDFFAGKPEVKAAGGVVISQAMAVTRKQKVVSKVLSCQLRGLDWDKKELPITYREYVKKGSWKLEAEDDVVVGRQLAEKLGLDVGDIIYLVSPAQNKMSLLGIKSQSHPFKIVGLYHSGIYESDSRIVFMQPEQAWGFSNQPGRYSRYEVKLQPEQIDRADYLAYLWQNELELDFQISTWQDFNSSLFNLLKLEKWVLFFILSFLIVVASFNVVSSVSTEIIDRKRDIGILKTIGFSNKSLRKILLSRILGTGVLAIFAGELIGMFLAWLASIQEFFKLKGDVYFLDKINVYFSIPSMLLILLVAFIIIYLAAALPLRRLNRLQITGILRS; from the coding sequence GTGAATATTAGTCTGTATTTTCTGGGTAAATATTTCAGATCTCCTCGCAAAGAATGGCGGAGACCAGGATCGATGTTTATGGTACTGGGGATCATTATCTCAGTAGCCACACTCACTATCGCTTTCACTATTTTTGATGGTTATGAACGCATGCTGAAAAAAACTATCCTGAGTACAAATTCGCATGTCTATTTATTCAGTACAAGCAGAGAAGATCTTTCCGAAGCAGATGTATCAAGATTAGATGATTTTTTTGCCGGAAAGCCGGAAGTTAAGGCTGCTGGCGGTGTGGTTATCAGCCAGGCAATGGCTGTCACGAGAAAGCAGAAAGTCGTAAGTAAAGTGCTTAGCTGCCAATTGCGAGGTTTGGACTGGGACAAAAAAGAGCTGCCGATCACCTATCGAGAATATGTGAAAAAGGGTAGCTGGAAACTTGAAGCAGAAGACGATGTGGTAGTGGGCAGGCAACTCGCTGAGAAGCTGGGTCTGGATGTTGGTGATATTATCTACCTGGTGAGTCCAGCTCAAAATAAGATGAGTCTGCTGGGTATCAAATCACAAAGTCATCCTTTCAAGATAGTGGGACTTTACCACAGCGGGATATATGAAAGCGACAGCAGGATAGTATTCATGCAGCCGGAGCAGGCCTGGGGATTCAGCAATCAACCTGGCAGGTACTCCAGATATGAAGTAAAATTACAGCCGGAGCAGATTGATCGGGCAGATTACCTGGCATATTTATGGCAGAATGAACTTGAACTTGATTTTCAAATATCCACCTGGCAGGATTTCAACAGCAGCCTTTTTAATCTTTTGAAACTTGAGAAATGGGTGCTGTTTTTTATTCTGAGTTTTCTGATCGTGGTGGCGTCATTTAATGTGGTATCATCTGTGAGTACTGAGATAATAGATCGCAAGCGCGATATTGGGATTCTGAAAACAATTGGATTTTCCAATAAAAGTCTGAGAAAAATATTATTGAGCAGGATATTGGGTACCGGAGTGCTGGCAATATTTGCCGGAGAATTAATAGGTATGTTTTTAGCCTGGCTTGCCAGCATACAGGAATTTTTCAAATTGAAGGGAGATGTATATTTCCTTGATAAGATAAATGTGTATTTTTCTATTCCGTCAATGCTGCTGATATTGTTAGTGGCATTTATTATTATATATCTGGCAGCTGCATTACCCTTAAGAAGATTGAACAGGCTGCAGATAACGGGAATATTACGTAGCTGA
- a CDS encoding ABC transporter ATP-binding protein, giving the protein MELVKAKGIRKSYQETEGELQILKGLDLIVEQGETVAITGESGSGKSTLLHILGLLDQADQGEIFFRGELLDTRSIKADEFRNSKLGFIFQFHYLLEDFTALENVALPNFYLTGKRKAAEQKAAELLKKLNLEGRESHFPNQLSGGEQQRVAVARALINEPDIVYADEPTGNLDYKHSSELVDILIDLNHSRGQTFVMVTHDRQIAEQMQKQYVLENGVLRVR; this is encoded by the coding sequence ATGGAACTTGTGAAAGCAAAAGGAATCAGGAAAAGTTATCAGGAGACAGAAGGAGAACTGCAAATTCTCAAAGGACTTGACCTGATCGTGGAACAGGGAGAAACTGTGGCGATCACAGGAGAATCAGGCAGTGGGAAGAGTACACTTCTTCATATTCTGGGACTTCTTGATCAGGCGGATCAGGGAGAAATTTTCTTTAGGGGAGAATTACTTGATACACGCAGCATCAAGGCAGATGAATTCCGCAATAGTAAACTTGGTTTTATCTTTCAATTTCATTATCTTCTGGAAGATTTCACAGCTTTGGAAAACGTGGCATTGCCTAATTTCTATCTTACCGGTAAACGTAAAGCTGCTGAGCAGAAAGCAGCAGAATTACTAAAGAAACTGAATCTTGAAGGAAGAGAATCTCATTTTCCTAACCAGTTAAGTGGAGGAGAGCAGCAGAGAGTGGCAGTTGCCAGGGCATTGATAAATGAACCGGATATTGTGTATGCAGATGAACCCACAGGGAATCTTGATTACAAACATAGCAGCGAATTAGTGGATATTTTGATTGATTTAAATCATTCCAGGGGTCAAACCTTTGTTATGGTGACCCATGATAGGCAGATAGCAGAGCAGATGCAAAAACAATATGTGCTTGAAAATGGAGTTTTAAGAGTCAGGTAG